In the Nostoc sp. 'Peltigera membranacea cyanobiont' N6 genome, one interval contains:
- a CDS encoding HNH endonuclease: protein MAKDLAYYVKKFSPKSVVGKLGLNVSPGAPNKPILLLSIIEMITTGQIVRKQIPLSAELIATFLKLWSHLEPLRKPDIGLPFYHLTSDGFWHFEMKLGFESLIAAKVKIRTPSTIRQTVEYAYLDDELWSLLQNSESRSFLTHVLIDSWFSDKTQDIEQLLQVNAFAELQEQLQRSGGKVYQPEELEDEQAVIVRDGAFRKIVVSTYNQRCAFCGLQILDSLGQNIVDGSHIKPFSQFYDDRIDNGLSLCKNHHWAFDRFWFTINDDYTIIVSDNLREDSPNARPMREFRGDRIILPAQVQYYPRLDSLQWHREEFSRRAA from the coding sequence ATGGCCAAAGATTTAGCTTACTACGTTAAGAAATTTTCTCCAAAGTCTGTTGTTGGAAAGCTAGGCTTAAATGTTAGCCCTGGTGCGCCCAATAAACCGATTTTGCTTTTATCTATCATTGAAATGATAACTACTGGGCAAATAGTGAGAAAGCAAATTCCTCTATCTGCTGAACTCATCGCCACATTTCTTAAACTGTGGAGCCACTTAGAACCACTACGCAAGCCGGATATAGGCTTACCTTTTTACCACCTCACCAGCGATGGTTTTTGGCATTTTGAGATGAAACTGGGGTTTGAATCATTGATTGCTGCTAAGGTGAAAATCAGAACTCCCAGTACCATTAGGCAAACTGTAGAGTATGCCTACCTTGATGATGAACTGTGGTCACTGCTGCAAAATTCTGAATCTAGAAGTTTTTTAACCCACGTGCTAATTGATTCCTGGTTTAGTGATAAAACACAGGATATTGAACAGTTACTTCAGGTCAACGCCTTTGCTGAACTACAAGAACAGTTACAACGCTCCGGCGGCAAGGTCTACCAACCAGAAGAACTAGAAGATGAACAAGCTGTAATTGTGCGAGATGGTGCCTTCCGTAAAATCGTTGTCTCAACTTACAACCAACGCTGCGCCTTTTGCGGGTTACAGATACTCGATTCACTTGGTCAGAACATTGTAGACGGCTCACACATCAAACCATTCTCCCAGTTTTACGATGACCGCATTGATAATGGGTTGTCACTATGCAAAAATCATCACTGGGCATTTGACCGTTTTTGGTTCACCATCAACGACGATTACACTATCATCGTCTCTGACAACCTGCGGGAAGATTCACCCAACGCTAGACCAATGCGAGAATTTAGGGGCGATCGCATTATCTTACCCGCTCAAGTGCAGTATTATCCAAGACTTGATTCTCTACAATGGCATCGTGAAGAGTTTTCGAGACGAGCGGCGTAA